From Coffea arabica cultivar ET-39 chromosome 10e, Coffea Arabica ET-39 HiFi, whole genome shotgun sequence, one genomic window encodes:
- the LOC113713043 gene encoding uncharacterized protein isoform X6, producing MDRKQYEPIMMIASPFDLLLKSEFRATSDEWVSRSTSNSAAMAHVLRPLARLPRLHHQYHCSAGAFYYFLTSCSLPSAETTAKFPHQLLLINSSPVVSARNLHFRTRALKLRQLPLPSDTTESDSDSSDDGSAKKSRNEKKREAKRAVRWGMELANFSPPQIKRILRVASLEREVYDALMLVKRLGRDVREGKRRQFNYIGRLLREVEPELMDGLIQATKDGDNGKFQTLCGPEAQAIEDSDDAAEETEDQCEDDPEYCIEITTRWFEGLIKKDIDVMNEIYSLDSVDFDRQFSVGLSG from the exons ATGGACAGAAAACAGTATGAGCCCATAATGATGATTGCCAGCCCATTTGATCTTcttctgaaatctgaatttcGAGCAACCAGCGACGAGTGGGTCAGTCGCTCCACCTCTAACTCAGCAGCAATGGCGCATGTTTTGAGGCCTCTGGCGCGACTGCCCAGATTACATCACCAATACCACTGCTCCGCCGGAGCATTCTATTATTTCCTTACCTCCTGCTCCCTCCCTTCCGCAGAAACCACCGCCAAATTCCCCCACCAACTCTTACTCATCAATTCCTCCCCCGTGGTCTCTGCTCGCAACCTCCACTTCCGTACACGCGCTCTCAAATTGCGTCAACTTCCCTTGCCGTCCGATACCACTGAGAGCGACAGCGACTCTTCCGACGACGGTTCCGCCAAGAAGAGCCGCAATGAGAAGAAGCGCGAGGCTAAGCGCGCCGTCCGCTGGGGGATGGAGCTCGCTAACTTCTCACCACCTCAAATCAAGCGCATTCTCAG AGTGGCCTCTCTTGAGCGTGAAGTCTACGATGCTCTCATGCTAGTTAAG AGGCTTGGTCGCGATGTTCGAGAAGGAAAGCGAAGACAGTTCAATTATATAG GAAGACTGCTCCGAGAGGTAGAGCCTGAATTGATGGACGGGTTAATCCAGGCCACAAAGGACGGCGACAATGGCAAGTTTCAAACTTTATGTGGTCCAGAAGCACAGGCAATTGAAGATAGTGATGACGCAGCAGAAGAAACTGAAGATCAGTGTGAAGAT GATCCAGAGTATTGCATTGAGATAACAACCAGATGGTTTGAGGGATTGATCAAAAAAGATATTGATGTTATGAATGAAATCTACTCACTTGACAGCGTTGATTTTGACCGTCAG TTCTCTGTTGGTTTGTCTGGATAG
- the LOC113713043 gene encoding uncharacterized protein isoform X5 — MDRKQYEPIMMIASPFDLLLKSEFRATSDEWVSRSTSNSAAMAHVLRPLARLPRLHHQYHCSAGAFYYFLTSCSLPSAETTAKFPHQLLLINSSPVVSARNLHFRTRALKLRQLPLPSDTTESDSDSSDDGSAKKSRNEKKREAKRAVRWGMELANFSPPQIKRILRVASLEREVYDALMLVKRLGRDVREGKRRQFNYIGRLLREVEPELMDGLIQATKDGDNGKFQTLCGPEAQAIEDSDDAAEETEDQCEDDPEYCIEITTRWFEGLIKKDIDVMNEIYSLDSVDFDRQQITQGQSEA; from the exons ATGGACAGAAAACAGTATGAGCCCATAATGATGATTGCCAGCCCATTTGATCTTcttctgaaatctgaatttcGAGCAACCAGCGACGAGTGGGTCAGTCGCTCCACCTCTAACTCAGCAGCAATGGCGCATGTTTTGAGGCCTCTGGCGCGACTGCCCAGATTACATCACCAATACCACTGCTCCGCCGGAGCATTCTATTATTTCCTTACCTCCTGCTCCCTCCCTTCCGCAGAAACCACCGCCAAATTCCCCCACCAACTCTTACTCATCAATTCCTCCCCCGTGGTCTCTGCTCGCAACCTCCACTTCCGTACACGCGCTCTCAAATTGCGTCAACTTCCCTTGCCGTCCGATACCACTGAGAGCGACAGCGACTCTTCCGACGACGGTTCCGCCAAGAAGAGCCGCAATGAGAAGAAGCGCGAGGCTAAGCGCGCCGTCCGCTGGGGGATGGAGCTCGCTAACTTCTCACCACCTCAAATCAAGCGCATTCTCAG AGTGGCCTCTCTTGAGCGTGAAGTCTACGATGCTCTCATGCTAGTTAAG AGGCTTGGTCGCGATGTTCGAGAAGGAAAGCGAAGACAGTTCAATTATATAG GAAGACTGCTCCGAGAGGTAGAGCCTGAATTGATGGACGGGTTAATCCAGGCCACAAAGGACGGCGACAATGGCAAGTTTCAAACTTTATGTGGTCCAGAAGCACAGGCAATTGAAGATAGTGATGACGCAGCAGAAGAAACTGAAGATCAGTGTGAAGAT GATCCAGAGTATTGCATTGAGATAACAACCAGATGGTTTGAGGGATTGATCAAAAAAGATATTGATGTTATGAATGAAATCTACTCACTTGACAGCGTTGATTTTGACCGTCAG CAAATCACGCAAGGACAGAGCGAGGCAtga
- the LOC113712786 gene encoding protein PSK SIMULATOR 2, which translates to MGGVCSNGINKRSINKSELEERNHEHHDKSSGFSGKLKSGKSSGGKQQNKIDDSSHAYPDFDAFEKTSNLYDSGELQLSFSRELKPSTPARTPAAAKGPQVSSFLGKAGIAGLEKAVEVLDTLGSSMSNLNNSGFIGGMASRGNRIAILAFEVANTIAKGANLLQSLSEDNIRFLKKEILHSEAVQQLVSTDMKELLSIAATDKREEFDVFSREVVRFGDLCKDPQWHNLGRFFSKLDSDPVNPKLPREEAEMTMQELTSLAQHTSELYHEFHALDRFEQDYRRKLEEVDSLHLPRKGESLMILQSELKHQRKLVRTLRKKSLWSKPLEEVVEKLVDVVTFIHQEISDAFGDNGLVASGREPTKPERLGVAGLALHYANLVTQIDNIASRPTSLPPNMRDTLYNGLPPSIKTALRSRLPPTDAKEELTVPQIKAEMEKTLHWLVPVAADTTKAHQGFGWVGEWANSAGTEFGKNTNKSTSLIRLQTLYHADKKKMDTYILELVTWLHRLISLVKYRDAGGKVLPSRSPTRKGLNMQGEVLTNNSNVHGAQLSLEDRNLLEEVMKGRKVVPGRSKSQEFVEAKKGSKKVWALSRSTGSSPRIELGHPKANVLDILDGLDNSFGALP; encoded by the exons ATGGGAGGAGTGTGCTCAAATGGGATAAACAAGAGGAGTATCAACAAATCGGAGCTAGAGGAAAGAAACCATGAGCATCACGACAAAAGTTCTGGGTTTTCTGGAAAGCTCAAGTCTGGGAAGAGTTCAGGGGGAAAGCAGCAGAATAAGATTGATGATTCTTCCCATGCATATCCTGATTTCGATGCTTTTGAGAAGACTTCAAATCTCTATGATTCTGGTGAATTGCAATTATCTTTTTCTAGAGAATTGAAACCTTCTACCCCCGCAAGGACACCAGCAGCTGCCAAG GGGCCTCAAGTGAGCTCATTTCTTGGAAAGGCTGGGATAGCAGGACTAGAAAAGGCAGTCGAAGTACTGGATACATTAGGTAGtagcatgtcaaatttaaataaCAGTGGATTTATCGGTGGCATGGCTTCAAGAGGGAACAGAATAGCTATCTTGGCATTTGAAGTTGCCAATACTATAGCCAAAGGAGCAAATCTATTGCAATCCCTTTCTGAAGATAATATTCGCTTTCTGAAAAAGGAAATTCTACATTCTGAAGCGGTACAACAGCTAGTCTCTACTGATATGAAGGAGCTGCTCAGCATTGCAGCCACTGACAAAAG GGAGGAATTTGATGTCTTTTCTCGAGAAGTCGTTAGATTTGGGGATCTGTGTAAAGACCCACAGTGGCACAACCTGGGACGATTCTTTTCAAA GTTGGACTCAGACCCTGTAAATCCTAAGCTACCAAGAGAAGAGGCAGAAATGACCATGCAAGAATTGACATCGCTGGCCCAGCATACTTCT GAACTATATCATGAATTCCATgctttggacagatttgaacaaGATTATCGTCGGAAGCTTGAGGAAGTTGACTCCTTGCACCTTCCTCGGAAAG GTGAAAGTCTCATGATATTACAAAGTGAGCTAAAACATCAAAGAAAACTCGTTAGAACCTTGAGAAAGAAATCTCTGTGGTCTAAACCTTTGGAGGAG GTTGTTGAGAAACTGGTTGATGTAGTTACCTTTATACATCAAGAGATTTCAGATGCATTTGGAGATAATG GGTTGGTGGCTAGTGGGAGAGAGCCTACTAAACCAGAAAGACTAGGTGTTGCTGGTCTTGCTTTACATTATGCTAATTTAGTTACTCAAATTGATAATATT GCATCACGCCCGACCTCTCTTCCTCCTAATATGAGAGATACTTTGTATAATGGGCTGCCTCCCAGCATCAAGACAGCTCTACGCTCCCGGTTACCACCAACAGATGCCAAGGAAGAG CTTACAGTTCCTCAAATTAAGGCCGAAATGGAAAAAACTCTACACTGGCTTGTTCCTGTTGCTGCAGATACTACAAA AGCGCATCAAGGCTTTGGGTGGGTTGGAGAGTGGGCAAATTCAGCAGG GACTGAATTTGGTAAGAACACGAACAAAAGTACGAGCCTCATTCGCTTACAGACACTGTATCACGCTGATAAAAAGAAGATGGATACATACATCCTTGAATTGGTGACTTGGCTTCACCGTCTCATCAGCTTGGTAAAGTATCGGGACGCTGGAGGCAAGGTTCTGCCAAGCCGGTCCCCAACTCGCAAGGGGCTGAATATGCAGGGTGAGGTGTTAACCAACAACAGCAATGTCCACGGAGCTCAACTTTCCTTGGAAGACAGGAACCTGTTGGAGGAGGTTATGAAAGGGAGAAAAGTAGTTCCTGGGAGAAGCAAAAGCCAGGAGTTCGTTGAGGCCAAGAAGGGAAGCAAAAAGGTGTGGGCGCTCAGTCGGAGCACTGGAAGCTCGCCAAGAATAGAGTTGGGACATCCAAAAGCTAATGTTTTAGACATACTAGACGGGTTAGATAACTCATTTGGAGCTCTTCCATAA
- the LOC113713043 gene encoding uncharacterized protein isoform X1, which yields MDRKQYEPIMMIASPFDLLLKSEFRATSDEWVSRSTSNSAAMAHVLRPLARLPRLHHQYHCSAGAFYYFLTSCSLPSAETTAKFPHQLLLINSSPVVSARNLHFRTRALKLRQLPLPSDTTESDSDSSDDGSAKKSRNEKKREAKRAVRWGMELANFSPPQIKRILRVASLEREVYDALMLVKRLGRDVREGKRRQFNYIGRLLREVEPELMDGLIQATKDGDNGKFQTLCGPEAQAIEDSDDAAEETEDQCEDDPEYCIEITTRWFEGLIKKDIDVMNEIYSLDSVDFDRQELRRLVRKVHVMQEHQVSSESEEKGEEVEAKVVGAKRRLTRFLGSLVKQLPIE from the exons ATGGACAGAAAACAGTATGAGCCCATAATGATGATTGCCAGCCCATTTGATCTTcttctgaaatctgaatttcGAGCAACCAGCGACGAGTGGGTCAGTCGCTCCACCTCTAACTCAGCAGCAATGGCGCATGTTTTGAGGCCTCTGGCGCGACTGCCCAGATTACATCACCAATACCACTGCTCCGCCGGAGCATTCTATTATTTCCTTACCTCCTGCTCCCTCCCTTCCGCAGAAACCACCGCCAAATTCCCCCACCAACTCTTACTCATCAATTCCTCCCCCGTGGTCTCTGCTCGCAACCTCCACTTCCGTACACGCGCTCTCAAATTGCGTCAACTTCCCTTGCCGTCCGATACCACTGAGAGCGACAGCGACTCTTCCGACGACGGTTCCGCCAAGAAGAGCCGCAATGAGAAGAAGCGCGAGGCTAAGCGCGCCGTCCGCTGGGGGATGGAGCTCGCTAACTTCTCACCACCTCAAATCAAGCGCATTCTCAG AGTGGCCTCTCTTGAGCGTGAAGTCTACGATGCTCTCATGCTAGTTAAG AGGCTTGGTCGCGATGTTCGAGAAGGAAAGCGAAGACAGTTCAATTATATAG GAAGACTGCTCCGAGAGGTAGAGCCTGAATTGATGGACGGGTTAATCCAGGCCACAAAGGACGGCGACAATGGCAAGTTTCAAACTTTATGTGGTCCAGAAGCACAGGCAATTGAAGATAGTGATGACGCAGCAGAAGAAACTGAAGATCAGTGTGAAGAT GATCCAGAGTATTGCATTGAGATAACAACCAGATGGTTTGAGGGATTGATCAAAAAAGATATTGATGTTATGAATGAAATCTACTCACTTGACAGCGTTGATTTTGACCGTCAG GAACTAAGAAGGCTTGTAAGGAAAGTGCATGTCATGCAAGAGCATCAGGTCAGCTCAGAATCAGAAGAGAAGGGGGAAGAAGTGGAAGCAAAGGTCGTGGGTGCTAAAAGGCGCCTCACTCGTTTCCTGGGGAGCCTTGTAAAGCAGCTTCCCATAGAATAA
- the LOC113713812 gene encoding peptidyl-prolyl cis-trans isomerase — translation MSNPKVFFDMSIGGSPAGRICMELYADTTPRTAENFRALCTGEKGVGRSGKPLHFKGSTFHRVIPGFMCQGGDFTAGNGTGGESIYGSKFEDENFIKKHTGPGILSMANAGPNTNGSQFFICTDKTAWLDGKHVVFGRITEGMDVVKAVEKVGSSSGRTSKPVVISNCGQLS, via the coding sequence ATGTCAAACCCTAAAGTCTTCTTCGACATGTCTATCGGCGGCAGCCCTGCCGGCCGTATCTGCATGGAGCTCTACGCAGACACGACTCCCCGCACCGCCGAGAACTTCCGCGCACTCTGTACTGGCGAGAAAGGCGTCGGAAGGAGCGGGAAGCCCTTGCACTTCAAAGGATCGACCTTCCACCGCGTGATCCCCGGTTTCATGTGCCAGGGAGGCGACTTCACCGCCGGAAACGGCACCGGAGGCGAGTCGATCTACGGATCCAAGTTCGAGGATGAGAACTTCATCAAGAAGCACACTGGTCCAGGGATTTTGTCCATGGCTAACGCCGGACCCAACACCAATGGCTCTCAGTTCTTCATCTGCACCGACAAGACCGCATGGCTCGACGGCAAGCACGTCGTGTTCGGCCGTATCACGGAGGGTATGGATGTGGTGAAGGCGGTTGAGAAGGTTGGGTCTTCTTCTGGAAGGACCTCCAAGCCGGTGGTGATCTCCAACTGCGGCCAGCTTTCTTAG
- the LOC113713043 gene encoding uncharacterized protein isoform X7, with amino-acid sequence MDRKQYEPIMMIASPFDLLLKSEFRATSDEWVSRSTSNSAAMAHVLRPLARLPRLHHQYHCSAGAFYYFLTSCSLPSAETTAKFPHQLLLINSSPVVSARNLHFRTRALKLRQLPLPSDTTESDSDSSDDGSAKKSRNEKKREAKRAVRWGMELANFSPPQIKRILRVASLEREVYDALMLVKRLGRDVREGKRRQFNYIGRLLREVEPELMDGLIQATKDGDNGKFQTLCGPEAQAIEDSDDAAEETEDQCEDDPEYCIEITTRWFEGLIKKDIDVMNEIYSLDSVDFDRQVRN; translated from the exons ATGGACAGAAAACAGTATGAGCCCATAATGATGATTGCCAGCCCATTTGATCTTcttctgaaatctgaatttcGAGCAACCAGCGACGAGTGGGTCAGTCGCTCCACCTCTAACTCAGCAGCAATGGCGCATGTTTTGAGGCCTCTGGCGCGACTGCCCAGATTACATCACCAATACCACTGCTCCGCCGGAGCATTCTATTATTTCCTTACCTCCTGCTCCCTCCCTTCCGCAGAAACCACCGCCAAATTCCCCCACCAACTCTTACTCATCAATTCCTCCCCCGTGGTCTCTGCTCGCAACCTCCACTTCCGTACACGCGCTCTCAAATTGCGTCAACTTCCCTTGCCGTCCGATACCACTGAGAGCGACAGCGACTCTTCCGACGACGGTTCCGCCAAGAAGAGCCGCAATGAGAAGAAGCGCGAGGCTAAGCGCGCCGTCCGCTGGGGGATGGAGCTCGCTAACTTCTCACCACCTCAAATCAAGCGCATTCTCAG AGTGGCCTCTCTTGAGCGTGAAGTCTACGATGCTCTCATGCTAGTTAAG AGGCTTGGTCGCGATGTTCGAGAAGGAAAGCGAAGACAGTTCAATTATATAG GAAGACTGCTCCGAGAGGTAGAGCCTGAATTGATGGACGGGTTAATCCAGGCCACAAAGGACGGCGACAATGGCAAGTTTCAAACTTTATGTGGTCCAGAAGCACAGGCAATTGAAGATAGTGATGACGCAGCAGAAGAAACTGAAGATCAGTGTGAAGAT GATCCAGAGTATTGCATTGAGATAACAACCAGATGGTTTGAGGGATTGATCAAAAAAGATATTGATGTTATGAATGAAATCTACTCACTTGACAGCGTTGATTTTGACCGTCAGGTTAG GAACTAA
- the LOC113713043 gene encoding uncharacterized protein isoform X2, with the protein MDRKQYEPIMMIASPFDLLLKSEFRATSDEWVSRSTSNSAAMAHVLRPLARLPRLHHQYHCSAGAFYYFLTSCSLPSAETTAKFPHQLLLINSSPVVSARNLHFRTRALKLRQLPLPSDTTESDSDSSDDGSAKKSRNEKKREAKRAVRWGMELANFSPPQIKRILRVASLEREVYDALMLVKRLGRDVREGKRRQFNYIGRLLREVEPELMDGLIQATKDGDNGKFQTLCGPEAQAIEDSDDAAEETEDQCEDDPEYCIEITTRWFEGLIKKDIDVMNEIYSLDSVDFDRQVRIFIPQGFVESEEAGTAYEENRKES; encoded by the exons ATGGACAGAAAACAGTATGAGCCCATAATGATGATTGCCAGCCCATTTGATCTTcttctgaaatctgaatttcGAGCAACCAGCGACGAGTGGGTCAGTCGCTCCACCTCTAACTCAGCAGCAATGGCGCATGTTTTGAGGCCTCTGGCGCGACTGCCCAGATTACATCACCAATACCACTGCTCCGCCGGAGCATTCTATTATTTCCTTACCTCCTGCTCCCTCCCTTCCGCAGAAACCACCGCCAAATTCCCCCACCAACTCTTACTCATCAATTCCTCCCCCGTGGTCTCTGCTCGCAACCTCCACTTCCGTACACGCGCTCTCAAATTGCGTCAACTTCCCTTGCCGTCCGATACCACTGAGAGCGACAGCGACTCTTCCGACGACGGTTCCGCCAAGAAGAGCCGCAATGAGAAGAAGCGCGAGGCTAAGCGCGCCGTCCGCTGGGGGATGGAGCTCGCTAACTTCTCACCACCTCAAATCAAGCGCATTCTCAG AGTGGCCTCTCTTGAGCGTGAAGTCTACGATGCTCTCATGCTAGTTAAG AGGCTTGGTCGCGATGTTCGAGAAGGAAAGCGAAGACAGTTCAATTATATAG GAAGACTGCTCCGAGAGGTAGAGCCTGAATTGATGGACGGGTTAATCCAGGCCACAAAGGACGGCGACAATGGCAAGTTTCAAACTTTATGTGGTCCAGAAGCACAGGCAATTGAAGATAGTGATGACGCAGCAGAAGAAACTGAAGATCAGTGTGAAGAT GATCCAGAGTATTGCATTGAGATAACAACCAGATGGTTTGAGGGATTGATCAAAAAAGATATTGATGTTATGAATGAAATCTACTCACTTGACAGCGTTGATTTTGACCGTCAGGTTAG GATCTTTATACCACAGGGTTTCGTAGAAAGTGAGGAGGCGGGGACTGCTTATGAGGAGAATAGGAAAGAAAGTTAA
- the LOC113713043 gene encoding uncharacterized protein isoform X4, whose product MDRKQYEPIMMIASPFDLLLKSEFRATSDEWVSRSTSNSAAMAHVLRPLARLPRLHHQYHCSAGAFYYFLTSCSLPSAETTAKFPHQLLLINSSPVVSARNLHFRTRALKLRQLPLPSDTTESDSDSSDDGSAKKSRNEKKREAKRAVRWGMELANFSPPQIKRILRVASLEREVYDALMLVKRLGRDVREGKRRQFNYIGRLLREVEPELMDGLIQATKDGDNGKFQTLCGPEAQAIEDSDDAAEETEDQCEDDPEYCIEITTRWFEGLIKKDIDVMNEIYSLDSVDFDRQDLYTTGFRRK is encoded by the exons ATGGACAGAAAACAGTATGAGCCCATAATGATGATTGCCAGCCCATTTGATCTTcttctgaaatctgaatttcGAGCAACCAGCGACGAGTGGGTCAGTCGCTCCACCTCTAACTCAGCAGCAATGGCGCATGTTTTGAGGCCTCTGGCGCGACTGCCCAGATTACATCACCAATACCACTGCTCCGCCGGAGCATTCTATTATTTCCTTACCTCCTGCTCCCTCCCTTCCGCAGAAACCACCGCCAAATTCCCCCACCAACTCTTACTCATCAATTCCTCCCCCGTGGTCTCTGCTCGCAACCTCCACTTCCGTACACGCGCTCTCAAATTGCGTCAACTTCCCTTGCCGTCCGATACCACTGAGAGCGACAGCGACTCTTCCGACGACGGTTCCGCCAAGAAGAGCCGCAATGAGAAGAAGCGCGAGGCTAAGCGCGCCGTCCGCTGGGGGATGGAGCTCGCTAACTTCTCACCACCTCAAATCAAGCGCATTCTCAG AGTGGCCTCTCTTGAGCGTGAAGTCTACGATGCTCTCATGCTAGTTAAG AGGCTTGGTCGCGATGTTCGAGAAGGAAAGCGAAGACAGTTCAATTATATAG GAAGACTGCTCCGAGAGGTAGAGCCTGAATTGATGGACGGGTTAATCCAGGCCACAAAGGACGGCGACAATGGCAAGTTTCAAACTTTATGTGGTCCAGAAGCACAGGCAATTGAAGATAGTGATGACGCAGCAGAAGAAACTGAAGATCAGTGTGAAGAT GATCCAGAGTATTGCATTGAGATAACAACCAGATGGTTTGAGGGATTGATCAAAAAAGATATTGATGTTATGAATGAAATCTACTCACTTGACAGCGTTGATTTTGACCGTCAG GATCTTTATACCACAGGGTTTCGTAGAAAGTGA
- the LOC113713043 gene encoding uncharacterized protein isoform X3 has product MDRKQYEPIMMIASPFDLLLKSEFRATSDEWVSRSTSNSAAMAHVLRPLARLPRLHHQYHCSAGAFYYFLTSCSLPSAETTAKFPHQLLLINSSPVVSARNLHFRTRALKLRQLPLPSDTTESDSDSSDDGSAKKSRNEKKREAKRAVRWGMELANFSPPQIKRILRVASLEREVYDALMLVKRLGRDVREGKRRQFNYIGRLLREVEPELMDGLIQATKDGDNGKFQTLCGPEAQAIEDSDDAAEETEDQCEDDPEYCIEITTRWFEGLIKKDIDVMNEIYSLDSVDFDRQVSKSRKDRARHEKRKKD; this is encoded by the exons ATGGACAGAAAACAGTATGAGCCCATAATGATGATTGCCAGCCCATTTGATCTTcttctgaaatctgaatttcGAGCAACCAGCGACGAGTGGGTCAGTCGCTCCACCTCTAACTCAGCAGCAATGGCGCATGTTTTGAGGCCTCTGGCGCGACTGCCCAGATTACATCACCAATACCACTGCTCCGCCGGAGCATTCTATTATTTCCTTACCTCCTGCTCCCTCCCTTCCGCAGAAACCACCGCCAAATTCCCCCACCAACTCTTACTCATCAATTCCTCCCCCGTGGTCTCTGCTCGCAACCTCCACTTCCGTACACGCGCTCTCAAATTGCGTCAACTTCCCTTGCCGTCCGATACCACTGAGAGCGACAGCGACTCTTCCGACGACGGTTCCGCCAAGAAGAGCCGCAATGAGAAGAAGCGCGAGGCTAAGCGCGCCGTCCGCTGGGGGATGGAGCTCGCTAACTTCTCACCACCTCAAATCAAGCGCATTCTCAG AGTGGCCTCTCTTGAGCGTGAAGTCTACGATGCTCTCATGCTAGTTAAG AGGCTTGGTCGCGATGTTCGAGAAGGAAAGCGAAGACAGTTCAATTATATAG GAAGACTGCTCCGAGAGGTAGAGCCTGAATTGATGGACGGGTTAATCCAGGCCACAAAGGACGGCGACAATGGCAAGTTTCAAACTTTATGTGGTCCAGAAGCACAGGCAATTGAAGATAGTGATGACGCAGCAGAAGAAACTGAAGATCAGTGTGAAGAT GATCCAGAGTATTGCATTGAGATAACAACCAGATGGTTTGAGGGATTGATCAAAAAAGATATTGATGTTATGAATGAAATCTACTCACTTGACAGCGTTGATTTTGACCGTCAGGTTAG CAAATCACGCAAGGACAGAGCGAGGCAtgagaaaaggaagaaggatTAG